The Triticum aestivum cultivar Chinese Spring chromosome 6D, IWGSC CS RefSeq v2.1, whole genome shotgun sequence genomic sequence CAACGAGGACAGGATCAGCGCCCTGCCGGACGACGTCCTGCACCATGTCCTTGGCTTCCTGCGGGCGGATGAGGCAGTGCACACCAGCCTGCTCGCCAAGCGCTGGCGCTACCTTTGGAAATCCATGCGCCGTCTTCGCATCAACGAAATGGGGAGGTGGGGGACGAGCACCGGCGGCGTTTTCCTTACCAAGTTTGTGAGCTGCCTGCTGCTCCTCCGAGACCCTGGCTCGACTCTGGATGAGGTCGAGATCAAGTATGATTATCAGGTTGAAGGCGACCTTACTTGGATATCAACATGGATCCATCATGCTTTGTCATGCCAAACTCAGGTCCTCACTGTCAAGTTCCCTTTGCCGGTGTACGGGCCCGGCTATTTGGATGGCCCTCCTCTGGTCTCCCAGTATTTAAGAAGATTAGAGATTTCTGAAGCGAGGTTGAAGAGCAACTTCCTAAATCTTTCAAGCTGTTCAACACTGGAGGATCTAAAGATAAAAGAATGTGACTTTGATGCTAGTAGCATCCTGTCCCAGTCTGTAAAACATCTGAGCATCAAGGATTGTTATTTCAAGGGTGATGTCCGGATTAGTATTTCTGTCCCAAATCTTGTTTCTCTGGAACTCAAATCATATGGAGGTAGAACCCCATTTCTCGAAAGCATGTTGTCATTAGAAACCGCAGTTGTCAGTGTTGAAGTCTGGTCGGTTGATTACTGTCGTAAAGGTTTTTCTGCTGGAGAGTGTTGTGGTACATGTCTAGATTGCTGTGGTAATGATGGCCTCAAGGGTGGTTGCGTACTTCTTGGAGGTCTGTCTCGTGCTAAAAACTTGGAGTTGATAGCTCATCCGGGAATGGTAAATTCACACATATTTCCATCTTGATTTAAATGCATGACTGTTCTGATCTCTACAGTAGTCTCTGTCGGGGTCTCTATCCATCTTTGCATATCAGTTCATGACGAAAATAGTGTAGCCACATGTATTGCCACCAGATGAGCTCTTATGCTTCATTCTGTACATGTTAGAAATTCTATATATGTTTATGCGACTGCACTTTGAGATCTGAACCGATTCTAGTTGAGATAGTCTTGTGATATTGAGAATATATATCCATTAACTCCGCATGTTCATGATGTGAATTTCCAAATGATATATCAACATTTCTTTGTAAATGCTGAGAGAGTTGCTAATTATGACATACTGAAATTGCTTATATGCTTCCTGTCGGTATGAATTTTTAATGTTTATCCAAAGGTCCAATGCACTTTCAGTACTAGTTCACTGTGGACTTTAAAACTAGATCCTTAACTGTAACTGCTTTGCACTTTGTTCAGTTTATTTTCAGAAGGGATTTGAGATGGTGCCCTACATTTAGTAAGTTAAAGACATTGTTGCTGAACGAGTGGAGTGTGGAACCTGATTTCCGTGCACTAGTTTGTATGCTTGAACATTCGCCGGTTCTTGAGAATCTGACACTTCAATTCAGTAAGGTATATGTTTTATAAATGGACAGTAGCAGAGTTGATGCAGCGTTAAGTTTTCTTTTCATGCATGATTGATGGATGTTGGTGAAATATTTTTTGTTTGCTACAGCAAGAAGAACCTACATGTTCAGTGGAAGTGGAAGAAAATCCTGGTTTGATGGAGAAACCAGCGGCTATTTCAGGACACCTGAAGATTATCAAAGTGAAATGTGAAGAGGTTGATGGCAGAGTTTGCAAAGTTCTGAATTTTTTGAGTACATTTGGCATTGAAATTACTATCCAAAGGACCAAGGGATAGTTGGAGAAAGTGTAAGTTAACTTGTGACTCTCATCTTGGTTATAATACAGTTTAGTTGTATAGGAAGCCTTCATACAATGGGGTTACAAAACACGATCATTATCTATTTTGTTGGGTAGTATTATACAGTGAGGCATGTCAACTAATTAACTCCCATGCGAATGGATGATATAAGCAAACATGGGTGGCCTTGGGTGCTGCTATGAAACATGGGTGGACTTCATGTTAGCATATTATAATAAGTGAAATAGTCATACTAGGTGCACGGTGGTGAAAAATACCTCCCATTCGCTATAATTCAGGTTCATGTGCAAGCCTTCTTGTCAAGGAACAGAGCAAACTTCTTTCTTCACATGATTCCCCTTCTGACGTATCTTTTTTTCTTACATATACTTGTACAGGATTCGGTTTCAAGAGTTGGGAGGAGCTTTTGGGCCGCTGATGGATGTACCAGCCAACCATTGAGTTTCCAGAGGCGGCGAGGCGAGGAACTTTGGGATGTCAGATGGATGTACCATCCCGTGAGCATTCAGGAATGCAAGGCTTGAAAAACTCATAGCTGTCTTTCTATCGTGTGAACTCTTATAATTTGCAACTCGAATCCATTGAGATGTCTAAACTGATTACTCTGCTTGGTGTAATAGAATCGGGGAAAACAAACATAATCTTACTATGCCTGGGCTATTGCGAATCGTAGTTTTGGAGAAAGTGGAACAGACTGTAACACAAACATGAGTCATTGTGTTTGTGCCTCTCGACTGTCCAGCAGCATGTGGTGCTTTTCATTTTTTCAAGGCCGCTGCATGAATGATGGTCTAACTGACAGGAGTTAATAGACTTACTGACAGGAGTTAATTCCAGAGCAACCAAGAACCACCGGTGCTGGTTCTAGCGAGCACAATATGAAAAAGAAAACATCGTATATACAAATCTCTGCAATATAACGTGTTTCTGCAGCCAAGTGTAGGCCTGCCATTATATTGTACAGACAATAGACACCATACTAGCAACACGTTGGCAACAAGTTAAGCATACTACAAGACATATCACATCATATATACCAACCTCAGTCGATGGCGTCACTGTGAGTATACACATATCTGTGACTAGTTCCAATACAATACACTTGGACATTCATTATTGAATTTCATGATAAACATTTGCGCGTAATTTGGTGAACCGCGTTGGAAGGGCGCCGATGGTCGGGACCGAATATGTCCTTCAAGCAACGGGCACCGCCTACCTCATCCGGCTTCTTTGGCTGCTGGAAGATGTTACAGGGACTGCCATGAGCGGTTGCCAGACAACAGAGATCCACCACACTGGATATGGTGTACTACACCAACAAGTGTGGGACGTTGGAGAAGACCATCGCCATGTACGAGAAGTGGCTCCAGGAGGAAAAGTACAAAGTTCGAGGGCCTCGACCTTGAGTACACGCAAAGACGGACGATGGATGGTCAAGTGGCCTTAAGAGAGGCTCTTTGGACCGCTCCCTTTGGACCGCTCCCGCGCGGGCGGCCCGGGAGAAATTCTAGCCGCCGCCGACTCCTCCACCACTCAGGCTCcttctcctcccgccgccgcctgaaGGCGTCGCCAGGCAAAGCCcgtgcggcgccggcggcggcggggacggtctTTCCCTTCCTCTAGTGCGGGCGTGGCGGCGCGGCGCGTCCTGGCGGCGGGGATTCGCGTGCGACCTGCGGTGGCACtgcgcggcggcgcgggctcgcgTGCGTCCAGCGGTGGCACGGTGCGGCGGCGCAGACGGTGAGAGACGCGGGGGCTGGTCGTCCGGGGAACCCACAGCTGCTGTCCCTGGGAGCTTCGGCGCCAGATCTGGCTCCTTgggggcggcggctacctcggccgGCGGTCCCATGGCTGCGACCGGGGGACGGCGGAGCGACGCGGAGGTGCTGGGCAGTGCAGCTCTCTGGTGGTGCGGTGGCTAGGTGTGTTGCCTTGCTCTGTCTGGGCAGATCCTCTGCTCCAGATActggctggtgcgtaggtcgga encodes the following:
- the LOC123143217 gene encoding MEIOTIC F-BOX protein MOF codes for the protein MPHTSRAEKSSKSCNEDRISALPDDVLHHVLGFLRADEAVHTSLLAKRWRYLWKSMRRLRINEMGRWGTSTGGVFLTKFVSCLLLLRDPGSTLDEVEIKYDYQVEGDLTWISTWIHHALSCQTQVLTVKFPLPVYGPGYLDGPPLVSQYLRRLEISEARLKSNFLNLSSCSTLEDLKIKECDFDASSILSQSVKHLSIKDCYFKGDVRISISVPNLVSLELKSYGGRTPFLESMLSLETAVVSVEVWSVDYCRKGFSAGECCGTCLDCCGNDGLKGGCVLLGGLSRAKNLELIAHPGMFIFRRDLRWCPTFSKLKTLLLNEWSVEPDFRALVCMLEHSPVLENLTLQFSKQEEPTCSVEVEENPGLMEKPAAISGHLKIIKVKCEEVDGRVCKVLNFLSTFGIEITIQRTKG